The following proteins are co-located in the Desulfuromonas sp. genome:
- a CDS encoding N-acetyltransferase translates to MSIDVANNLTDQQFQAELSGHLAIIRYRYDDGVLVLTHTEVPDELGGQGVGSQLVRAALDFAKTEDLKIVPECPFIKAYIDKHDEYQSLLASQ, encoded by the coding sequence ATGAGTATCGACGTAGCCAATAACCTGACCGATCAACAATTCCAGGCCGAGCTGAGCGGCCACCTGGCAATCATCCGCTACCGCTATGACGATGGCGTCCTCGTTCTGACCCATACCGAAGTGCCGGACGAACTCGGCGGCCAGGGCGTCGGCAGCCAGCTGGTCCGGGCGGCGCTCGATTTTGCCAAAACCGAGGATTTGAAAATTGTTCCCGAATGCCCGTTTATCAAGGCATATATCGACAAGCATGACGAATACCAATCGCTTCTCGCAAGTCAATAG